From Haloglomus litoreum, the proteins below share one genomic window:
- a CDS encoding CPBP family intramembrane glutamic endopeptidase, which yields METTTRTELSGIDPTTEAPSRLRAVLFAIAVTLGAALYVPLVVGSVAEAWALLGNDGFLVPFAVGGTLATLSLGAMAYYYVRYTSLTVPVRVPTRRDLGWVVVGIVVPLAVQVGLVLLGSRFGVEPVGGGIDAAAAADPVLVYSLALVSALFLIGPVEELLYRGVVQGRLRQSFGPVAAIGLTSLGFAAGHVATLVWGGGDPFTLGFGLSLAAIAAGSVVLGVVYERTGNLVPAVLAHSLFNGLLIATALAAVL from the coding sequence ATGGAGACCACCACTCGTACGGAACTCTCCGGAATCGACCCGACCACCGAAGCACCGAGCCGGCTCCGCGCCGTCCTCTTCGCCATCGCCGTCACGCTGGGCGCCGCGCTGTACGTCCCGCTCGTGGTCGGCTCCGTCGCGGAGGCGTGGGCGCTGCTCGGGAACGACGGCTTCCTCGTCCCGTTCGCCGTCGGCGGCACCCTCGCGACGCTCTCGCTCGGCGCGATGGCGTACTACTACGTCCGCTACACCTCGCTGACGGTTCCCGTTCGCGTGCCGACCCGGCGCGACCTCGGGTGGGTCGTCGTCGGCATCGTCGTCCCGCTCGCGGTCCAGGTGGGACTGGTCCTCCTCGGCAGCCGGTTCGGCGTCGAACCCGTCGGCGGCGGCATCGATGCGGCCGCGGCGGCGGATCCGGTGCTGGTCTACTCGCTGGCGCTCGTCTCCGCCCTGTTCCTCATCGGCCCCGTCGAGGAGCTGCTGTACCGCGGCGTCGTGCAGGGCAGGCTCCGGCAGTCCTTCGGGCCCGTCGCGGCCATCGGCCTCACCTCGCTGGGGTTCGCAGCCGGCCACGTCGCAACGCTCGTCTGGGGCGGCGGTGACCCGTTCACCCTCGGCTTCGGTCTCTCGCTGGCCGCCATCGCGGCGGGCTCGGTCGTCCTCGGTGTCGTCTACGAGCGTACCGGGAACCTCGTCCCGGCCGTCCTCGCGCACAGCCTGTTCAACGGCCTCCTCATCGCGACGGCGCTGGCGGCGGTACTCTGA
- a CDS encoding MaoC/PaaZ C-terminal domain-containing protein: MTEPDDGDYSIYHNTEEGDTDTTGGRTITEADIANFAGVSGDFNHLHMDEEAMADSMFGERIAHGMLVFSAATGLLWQNRTPAERDAVVAFYGIDDLRFRGPVFAGDTIHVEAEVVEKRESDNPAATGTIRYDVEVVKQDGSTAISCSMLSLVK; this comes from the coding sequence ATGACAGAACCAGACGACGGCGACTACAGCATCTACCACAACACCGAGGAGGGCGATACCGACACCACCGGCGGCCGGACCATCACGGAGGCCGACATCGCCAACTTCGCGGGCGTGAGCGGCGACTTCAACCACCTCCACATGGACGAGGAGGCGATGGCCGACTCGATGTTCGGCGAGCGCATCGCCCACGGGATGCTGGTCTTCTCGGCCGCGACCGGCCTCCTCTGGCAGAACCGCACGCCCGCAGAGCGCGACGCCGTGGTGGCGTTCTACGGCATCGACGACCTGCGCTTCCGCGGGCCCGTCTTCGCCGGCGACACCATCCACGTCGAGGCCGAGGTGGTCGAGAAGCGCGAGTCCGACAACCCCGCCGCGACGGGCACCATCAGGTACGACGTGGAGGTCGTCAAGCAGGACGGCTCCACGGCTATCTCCTGCTCGATGCTGTCGCTAGTGAAGTAG
- a CDS encoding DUF4234 domain-containing protein, with protein MTDDSPEVTDPSAFTHGSLTTQVILFVVTFGLYGLYWWYKTNEQLGAGTSADISPGLRTIGILIPLYNLVVIWRFSNDITAVTDHDELILFLAFIVFTPIVWYLVQTGINEIADGAAAAA; from the coding sequence ATGACGGACGACTCACCCGAGGTGACCGACCCGTCGGCGTTCACGCACGGCTCGCTGACGACGCAGGTCATCCTGTTCGTCGTGACGTTCGGCCTCTACGGCCTGTACTGGTGGTACAAGACGAACGAGCAACTCGGCGCGGGCACGAGCGCGGACATCAGCCCGGGACTCCGGACCATCGGCATCCTGATTCCGCTCTACAACCTGGTCGTCATCTGGCGGTTCTCGAACGATATCACGGCGGTGACGGACCACGACGAACTCATCCTGTTCCTCGCGTTCATCGTCTTCACCCCCATCGTGTGGTACCTCGTCCAGACCGGGATCAACGAGATCGCCGACGGGGCCGCGGCGGCGGCCTGA
- the menD gene encoding 2-succinyl-5-enolpyruvyl-6-hydroxy-3-cyclohexene-1-carboxylic-acid synthase produces the protein MTDDPAAPGQPTDEPPTTDAPNRNTLWGRVIVQELVRSGVSDVCLTPGSRCTPLTNAFAEHPAVRTFTHIDERSSAFFALGRAKATGRPTPLVCTSGTALANYHPAVMEAANARVPMLLLTADRPRVLQDSGANQTVDQEKLYGGAVRAYRTLPEPEVEDRKVRALRTAVARAVATSTRDAGPPGPVHLNVPFEKPLEPTPVEGDVPADWADESHALAATGRGDERPYVATTPGRVDLSAADRARVVEAVEDAERGLIVAGPADAPTPDRDALLGLARATGFPVLADPLSGLRFGDHVAADGVLVCGGYDSFLDAPAFAPEHTSAPDLVIRFGASPTSKPLRHYLRDATREAGTQQVVVDPAGGWREASFTASDLVVADPTPLAASVSGRVESGTDPAWRERFRAAERAHWETVADAPAAGEAPYEGQVLATVAERTPGPATLFVSNSMPVRDLDRFAAPRAADLRVLGNRGASGIDGITSSALGAGAGDDGPLVLVTGDLACYHDANGLLALPRNDLDATVVVVNNDGGGIFHVLPIEAHESFTEFFRTPLGVDLSHLAAMYGYDFGRVHAAADGLDAFVDLFDAAVGAPGGHVVEVVLDGEASHRTREALHERVREAVDGALAPEAE, from the coding sequence GTGACCGACGACCCGGCCGCGCCCGGCCAACCGACCGACGAGCCCCCGACCACCGACGCGCCCAACCGGAACACGCTCTGGGGGCGTGTCATCGTGCAGGAACTCGTCCGGAGCGGCGTCAGCGACGTCTGCCTCACGCCCGGGAGCCGCTGTACGCCGCTGACGAACGCCTTCGCCGAGCATCCGGCGGTGCGGACGTTCACCCACATCGACGAGCGCTCGTCGGCCTTCTTCGCGCTGGGCCGGGCGAAGGCGACGGGCCGCCCGACGCCGCTCGTCTGCACGTCGGGGACCGCGCTCGCCAACTACCACCCGGCGGTGATGGAGGCCGCCAACGCCCGGGTCCCGATGCTCCTGCTGACGGCGGACCGGCCCCGCGTGCTGCAGGATTCGGGCGCCAACCAGACCGTCGACCAGGAGAAACTGTACGGCGGCGCGGTCCGGGCGTATCGCACCCTCCCGGAACCCGAGGTCGAGGATCGGAAGGTCCGCGCCCTCCGGACGGCCGTCGCGCGGGCCGTCGCCACCTCGACCCGCGACGCCGGGCCACCCGGGCCGGTCCACCTGAACGTCCCGTTCGAGAAGCCGCTGGAGCCGACGCCCGTCGAGGGCGACGTGCCCGCGGACTGGGCCGACGAGTCGCACGCCCTGGCCGCGACCGGGCGCGGGGACGAACGCCCGTACGTGGCGACGACACCCGGGCGTGTGGACCTCTCGGCGGCCGACCGCGCCCGCGTGGTCGAGGCCGTCGAGGACGCGGAGCGGGGGCTCATCGTCGCCGGCCCCGCGGACGCGCCGACACCGGACCGGGACGCGCTGCTCGGCCTCGCCCGCGCGACGGGGTTCCCGGTGCTCGCGGACCCGCTCTCCGGGCTCCGCTTCGGCGACCACGTCGCCGCCGACGGCGTGCTGGTCTGTGGCGGCTACGACTCGTTCCTCGACGCGCCGGCGTTCGCCCCCGAGCACACCTCCGCACCCGACCTCGTCATCCGGTTCGGCGCCTCCCCCACCTCGAAGCCGCTCCGGCACTACCTCCGGGACGCGACGCGGGAGGCGGGCACGCAGCAGGTCGTCGTCGACCCGGCGGGTGGCTGGCGGGAGGCGTCGTTCACGGCGTCGGACCTCGTCGTGGCGGACCCGACACCCCTGGCCGCCTCGGTCTCCGGCCGCGTCGAGTCGGGGACGGACCCGGCGTGGCGCGAACGGTTCCGGGCCGCCGAGCGCGCGCACTGGGAGACGGTCGCCGACGCGCCCGCGGCCGGCGAGGCCCCGTACGAGGGGCAGGTGCTCGCGACGGTGGCCGAGCGGACGCCGGGCCCGGCGACGCTGTTCGTCTCGAACTCGATGCCGGTCCGCGACCTCGACCGGTTCGCCGCGCCGCGGGCGGCCGACCTGCGCGTGCTGGGCAACCGCGGCGCCTCGGGCATCGACGGCATCACCTCCTCGGCGCTCGGCGCCGGCGCGGGGGACGACGGCCCCCTCGTGCTCGTGACGGGCGACCTCGCGTGCTACCACGACGCGAACGGCCTGCTCGCGCTCCCGCGCAACGACCTCGACGCCACCGTCGTCGTCGTCAACAACGACGGCGGCGGCATCTTCCACGTCCTCCCCATCGAGGCCCACGAGTCGTTCACGGAGTTCTTCCGGACGCCGCTGGGCGTGGACCTCTCGCACCTCGCGGCGATGTACGGCTACGACTTCGGGCGCGTCCACGCCGCGGCCGACGGGCTGGACGCCTTCGTGGACCTGTTCGACGCCGCCGTCGGCGCCCCCGGCGGGCACGTCGTGGAGGTGGTCCTCGACGGCGAGGCGTCGCATCGCACGCGCGAGGCGCTGCACGAGCGCGTCCGCGAGGCCGTCGACGGGGCGCTGGCGCCGGAAGCGGAGTAA
- a CDS encoding PaaI family thioesterase: protein MTGEGGGPGEIPDAAEATRSRELVGTSDGGSGEAEDGADEEPRGSGEDGTGGTAVADNAGDGFEAVDDPTPEALTEALRQHGLFRWLDLSIHAAEPGRVVFDLPFDEKFANLSSGTVHGGITATVIDTASGFALRSTFEDPARAALTTTDLNVRYIRPARDDLRVEAEVVRSGSSMGVTHCEVTTMHEGERKVVATGGTTYRLFRDAGAEGTDADGGED, encoded by the coding sequence GTGACCGGGGAGGGAGGCGGCCCCGGCGAGATTCCCGATGCGGCCGAGGCGACCCGTTCGCGCGAACTGGTCGGGACATCCGACGGGGGCAGCGGCGAGGCCGAGGACGGGGCGGACGAGGAGCCGCGAGGCTCCGGCGAGGACGGGACGGGCGGCACGGCCGTCGCCGACAACGCGGGCGACGGCTTCGAGGCCGTCGACGACCCGACGCCGGAGGCACTGACCGAGGCGCTCCGTCAGCACGGCCTGTTCCGCTGGCTCGACCTCTCCATCCACGCGGCCGAACCCGGCCGCGTCGTGTTCGACCTGCCGTTCGACGAGAAGTTCGCGAACCTCTCGTCCGGGACGGTCCACGGCGGCATCACCGCGACCGTCATCGACACGGCCAGTGGCTTCGCCCTCCGCTCGACCTTCGAGGACCCGGCCCGCGCGGCGCTGACGACGACCGACCTCAACGTGCGCTACATCCGCCCCGCGCGTGACGACCTCCGCGTCGAGGCCGAGGTCGTCCGCTCCGGGTCGAGCATGGGCGTCACGCACTGCGAGGTGACGACGATGCACGAGGGCGAGCGCAAGGTCGTCGCCACGGGCGGCACGACGTATCGACTGTTCAGGGACGCCGGTGCCGAGGGCACCGACGCGGACGGCGGCGAGGACTGA
- a CDS encoding ABC transporter ATP-binding protein, translating to MSAIELRGVTKRYGDVTALDDVSLSVAEGEIFGFLGPNGAGKSTTIDILLDFVRPTAGSAAVLGYDAQADSLAVRRRVGVLPDGYHLYDRLTARQHLEFAVDSKRATDDIDAVLERVGLADAADRKAGGFSKGMKQRLVLAMALVGEPDVLVLDEPTTGLDPNGARRMREIIREERDRGATVFFSSHILEQVEAVCDRVGILREGRLVAVDTIDALRGALGSEARLTLTVDPVSEDLVAAVAAVEGVSSVREDGEGQLSVACEEAAKTAVLAAVEAAGARLLDFDTEDVSLEELFAAYTEDAPDAAGETEADAPAADDEAPEVRA from the coding sequence ATGAGTGCAATCGAACTGCGCGGTGTAACGAAGCGGTACGGCGACGTGACCGCACTCGACGACGTGAGCCTCTCCGTGGCGGAGGGCGAGATATTCGGCTTCCTCGGACCGAACGGTGCCGGGAAGTCGACGACCATCGACATCCTGCTCGACTTCGTGCGCCCGACCGCGGGCTCGGCGGCGGTCCTCGGGTACGACGCGCAGGCCGACTCGCTGGCGGTCCGGCGACGGGTCGGCGTCCTCCCGGACGGCTACCACCTCTACGACCGGCTGACCGCCCGCCAGCACCTCGAGTTCGCGGTCGACTCGAAGCGCGCGACCGACGACATCGACGCCGTCCTCGAGCGCGTCGGCCTCGCGGACGCGGCCGACCGGAAGGCGGGCGGCTTCTCGAAGGGGATGAAACAGCGCCTCGTCCTCGCGATGGCGCTCGTGGGTGAGCCCGACGTTCTCGTCCTGGACGAGCCGACGACCGGGCTGGACCCGAATGGAGCGCGCCGGATGCGCGAAATCATCCGCGAGGAGCGCGACCGCGGCGCGACCGTCTTCTTCTCCTCGCACATCCTCGAGCAGGTCGAGGCGGTCTGTGACCGCGTCGGCATCCTCCGCGAGGGTCGCCTCGTCGCGGTCGACACCATCGACGCGCTGCGGGGCGCGCTGGGCAGCGAGGCCCGGCTCACCCTCACCGTCGACCCCGTCAGCGAGGACCTGGTTGCGGCGGTCGCGGCGGTCGAGGGCGTCTCCAGCGTCCGCGAGGACGGCGAGGGCCAGCTCTCGGTCGCCTGTGAGGAGGCCGCGAAGACGGCGGTCCTCGCCGCGGTCGAGGCCGCCGGCGCCCGCCTGCTCGACTTCGACACCGAGGACGTGTCGCTGGAGGAGCTGTTCGCCGCCTACACCGAGGACGCACCGGACGCGGCCGGGGAGACGGAGGCAGACGCGCCAGCAGCCGACGACGAGGCCCCGGAGGTGCGCGCATGA
- a CDS encoding isochorismate synthase produces MDADLVSRSVRVEAPPFRAVVDAATSPRTVWAAPGEATVVGSGAAAALTATGGDRFAAIREAAADLFASGDVHAGTLAARPRLFGGFAFHEEHDRHDGEPPWDEYPSAGFLLPRVQLTYTGTDPTTGDPDAGSEAWLTVTAVGPDASAEAVETRLDEARETVESLPAPGPVAEPPGVADRRRTTDRDAWRESVNAALARIEAGDLRKVVLAQALEADLERPLDLPDTLARLAERYPDCYRFLLEPIHQDDGTADSAADTPRPGFFGATPERLVDLTGRTVETGALAGTTGRGETPAEDEWLAEELLHDDKNVHEHELVADAIRDQLAPYAASVAAGKRRIRRLATVQHIETPITAELAADHHVLDLVEALHPTPAVGGLPPDRALQTIRDTEPFDRGWYAAPVGWFDAAGYGSFAVAIRSAVASPDDEQVTMFAGVGLVADSNPDREWDEVQLKYRPILDELE; encoded by the coding sequence ATGGACGCCGACCTCGTCAGTCGATCCGTCCGCGTCGAGGCGCCGCCGTTCCGCGCCGTCGTCGACGCCGCCACGAGTCCCCGCACCGTCTGGGCGGCGCCGGGCGAGGCGACCGTGGTCGGGAGCGGTGCGGCGGCGGCCCTCACGGCGACCGGCGGCGACCGCTTCGCGGCGATCCGCGAGGCGGCCGCCGACCTGTTCGCCAGCGGTGACGTCCACGCCGGGACGCTGGCCGCGCGGCCCCGCCTGTTCGGCGGCTTCGCCTTCCACGAGGAGCACGACCGACACGACGGCGAGCCGCCGTGGGACGAGTACCCGTCGGCGGGCTTTCTCCTGCCGCGCGTGCAGCTCACCTACACCGGGACCGACCCGACCACGGGCGACCCGGACGCCGGGTCCGAGGCGTGGCTCACGGTCACCGCGGTCGGTCCGGATGCCTCGGCCGAGGCCGTCGAGACGCGGCTGGACGAGGCCCGCGAGACGGTCGAGTCACTGCCGGCGCCGGGACCGGTCGCCGAACCGCCGGGGGTCGCCGACCGCCGCCGGACCACCGACCGCGACGCGTGGCGCGAGTCCGTCAACGCCGCACTCGCCCGCATCGAGGCCGGCGACCTCCGGAAGGTCGTCCTCGCACAGGCGCTGGAGGCCGACCTCGAACGGCCGCTCGACCTCCCCGATACACTGGCGCGACTCGCCGAGCGCTACCCGGACTGCTATCGCTTCCTGCTGGAGCCGATTCACCAGGACGACGGCACGGCCGATTCCGCGGCCGATACTCCCCGGCCGGGCTTCTTCGGTGCGACGCCCGAGCGCCTCGTGGACCTCACGGGGCGCACGGTCGAGACGGGCGCGCTCGCGGGGACGACCGGGCGCGGCGAGACGCCCGCCGAGGACGAGTGGCTCGCCGAGGAACTGCTGCACGACGACAAGAACGTCCACGAGCACGAACTCGTGGCGGACGCCATCCGAGACCAGCTGGCGCCGTACGCGGCCTCGGTCGCGGCGGGCAAGCGCCGCATCCGCCGGCTCGCGACGGTCCAGCACATCGAGACGCCCATCACGGCGGAACTGGCCGCCGACCACCACGTCCTCGACCTCGTGGAGGCACTCCACCCCACCCCGGCGGTCGGCGGGCTGCCGCCGGACCGCGCGCTGCAGACCATCCGTGACACGGAGCCGTTCGACCGCGGCTGGTACGCCGCACCCGTCGGCTGGTTCGACGCCGCCGGCTACGGCTCGTTCGCGGTCGCCATCCGCTCCGCGGTGGCGAGCCCGGACGACGAGCAGGTGACGATGTTCGCCGGCGTGGGGCTCGTGGCGGACTCGAACCCCGACCGCGAGTGGGACGAGGTCCAGCTCAAGTACCGGCCGATCCTGGACGAACTGGAGTAG
- a CDS encoding ABC transporter permease subunit, whose translation MSWVVVARKDFRDARLSRGLWAVTGLFVLMSVGFAVLYGTVPAVSQDIGEVSTLGFLTLLIGAVTLFVSIAAIVIGAGAIAGERASGSGKLLLGFPHSRADVVLGKLVGRTAVLGAAIVVGLAITLVVALVLFDSFAPVDYAVFTAMTLVLALVYIGIMVAISATTGSGGRAMAFGIGAFVVLEVLADVVPLAALFVVNGFAMPGGAAVPGWVAFLNVVTPSAAYTNALGWFLGDGTATAAALGAQLAGPVPFYLTGWASMAVLAAWLVVPLALGYRRFARADL comes from the coding sequence ATGAGCTGGGTCGTCGTCGCGCGCAAGGACTTCCGGGACGCCCGCCTCTCGCGGGGCCTGTGGGCCGTCACGGGCCTGTTCGTCCTCATGTCGGTCGGCTTCGCGGTGCTGTACGGCACGGTCCCGGCCGTGAGCCAGGACATCGGCGAGGTGAGCACGCTGGGGTTCCTGACGCTGCTCATCGGCGCGGTGACGCTGTTCGTCTCCATCGCCGCCATCGTCATCGGGGCCGGCGCCATCGCCGGTGAACGCGCCAGCGGCTCGGGCAAGCTCCTCCTGGGCTTCCCGCACAGCCGCGCGGACGTGGTCCTCGGGAAGCTGGTCGGACGGACCGCCGTCCTCGGCGCGGCCATCGTGGTCGGGCTGGCCATCACGCTCGTCGTGGCGCTGGTCCTGTTCGACTCGTTCGCGCCCGTCGACTACGCGGTCTTCACCGCGATGACGCTCGTGCTCGCGCTGGTGTACATCGGCATCATGGTCGCCATCTCCGCAACGACGGGGAGCGGCGGCCGCGCGATGGCGTTCGGGATCGGCGCGTTCGTCGTCCTCGAGGTCCTCGCGGACGTCGTCCCGCTGGCGGCGCTGTTCGTCGTCAACGGCTTCGCGATGCCCGGCGGCGCGGCGGTTCCCGGCTGGGTCGCCTTCCTGAACGTCGTCACCCCGAGCGCGGCGTACACGAACGCCCTGGGCTGGTTCCTCGGTGACGGCACCGCGACCGCGGCGGCACTGGGCGCACAGCTCGCCGGCCCGGTCCCGTTCTACCTGACCGGCTGGGCCAGCATGGCCGTCCTCGCGGCGTGGCTGGTCGTCCCGCTGGCGCTGGGCTACCGCCGCTTCGCGCGCGCAGACCTCTGA